CATAATTAGTATTCCTAGTTTTTATCTGGCAAAAATTGCGGTTATGTAAACTAATGTAACAGACATTTACGAAAATGCAATACAAAAACCCAATATTAATTGCAGTAATTACCGTATACGATCGCAAATTTCAACTACTATCGGCGTGTATAACGATGTTTCACGCCAATGGGGAAATATTCAGAATCACCCATTGAAGCTAATGTAACTTGTGGGGTTTGATATTCTGAAGGAACATAATTAGCAAACTCGCTGTTGAGGCGCAACAGTTGGGAAAGAATTGAGGATGTAATGGCTTGTCGCTGCTCTTCACCACCTTCTACCCCTGGCGCTAACTCCACAACTATAGATAAAAAGCGGTTTTTATCTGCATCTTCTTTCACCTGTAACACGAACTTCCCTGTCACCCATTCTGTAATTCCGCCTTGTTCTAATCCCACTGTGACATTTTCGGGATAAATATTCGCGCCAAAGTAGGAAACTGTAAAGTTAGAGCGTCCGAAAACATAGACAAAAGGTAAGGGATGAATTCCTCTGGGTAACTCCTGAGTCTGAGAACGCAGATTTGCCACAGGATCAAATCCCCACTCAGCCAAGAACTCAAGCATGGTATCGTAACTAATGATTCCCCCAGTATCCATGATGTTATAGCGGATTAAGGGAACACCATTATCTCCTGAAAATAGCAATGTATTATCTTCAACTTCAAACAAGCGACTACTGGGGTCGTATTGTAATAATGTAGGTAAACGAGATTCGCCAAATAAAGCTTTAGCTGCATCTGGATGTTCTGCCAAAAAACGACGAATGCAGATACTCAAGGGTGTTTCATTGCCCAAAACACCTGCGTCCGCAGTACCGTAAAGTGAAGCAAAGTCGTAGCAGGGATTTTGCGCCCCAATTCTCTCACCCACCAAACTCCGCCATTCTTCACTAAATACCTCTCCCGCCATTACTAATTTAATCTGATATTGTTGCCACTCCACACCACGGGCAGTACCAGTATCAATCACATCTTTGAGAAATGGCGGATATCCGAGTAATACGACTTGCTCAAAATCTGCACCGATTTCCTGTACAATCCGCAAAATTTCTGCTTTATTATTACCGGGGGTAATTACAGTCAGAGGATACCCTTTACTGGCAAGATAGCGACAGCAATTGGTGGTGAACATTCCACCTACCCAAGTGCCTAATGAGAAACAAATTATAGCTAGGGTACGTCTAATATCTGCATGAAAACTATCATGGAAAATCTGTTCAAATCTTGTAGCAATTTGCAGTTCATCAGTGAAGAACCGCGGCCAAAATGTGGGTTTACCTGTGGAACCAGAGGAAGCTGCTATCATATCGCAGGCTTCTAACTTTCCGTAACGGCACAATTGGGCTAAAGGATAACGGGATATATAATTTTCTTTGTTAATTACTGGTAGTTTCTGAAAGTCTGCAAATGTTTGGATAGCGGTGGGATCAATTTCTTGTGCTGCTAAAAAAGCTTTGTAAGCAGGTACATTGGTAGCTACAGCATGAAATAAATTTAAGGCTGTTGATTGGCTGGGAATTTTTTGATGTTGTTGTAGTAATGTTTCTAAGGGAGTAGAGACAAAATCTTCAAATGCCTTAATAGCTCGCGTTGTTTGTGATTTGTCTTTCATGACGTTTATTGTTATCTGTTACCCGTATGTTAGCCATTATCTGATTTCTTCAAACTTTTGAGCAGGCAAATTGCGGAATCATCACCGTAATTGACACTGCATTCGTTGTAGTAAGTTAATAAAATCTTAGTTGAGCCTTAAGCATGATGCAGGTATATTGCAGTCAACAACACACAAACATCGGTGGGAACCGTTTTTGTATTCACTGTGGTGAGCCATTACCTCTGGCTTTAGGTACGGTTGTAGATAATCGTTATCGCATTATCCGTCAATTAGGTCAAGGTGGTTTTGGGCGGACTTATTTGGCGGAAGATAACCATAAATCCCAGCAAACCTGTGTGTTGAAGGAATTCGCTCCCCAAGTGCAAGCACAGCAGGATTTAGACAAAGCTAAAGAATTATTTGAGCGGGAAGCTAATGTTCTCAAAACACTCCAACATCCCCAAATTCCCCGTTTTCACGCTTCGTTACAGGTGCAGATAGGAAGTAAAGATTTTTTCTTTTTAGTGCAGGATTATATAGATGGTATTAATTATGACCAATTGTTAGAGCAGCGCCAAAGTCAAGGAACAGCTTTTAGCGAAGGGGAAATAATCACTTTATTGGAACAAATTTTACCTGTGTTGTCTTATATCCACTCAGGAGATGTGGTTCATCGTGATATTTCTCCTGATAATTTAATTTGGCGACGTTCTGATCATATGCCGATGCTGATTGATTTTGGTGGGGTGAAGCAATTACCGGCGGCTCAAGGTTTTTGGTTGACTCATTTGGGTGGTAATAACACTTTGCTAGGTAAAAAGGGCTACGCACCAGAGGAACAGCTACGACAAGGTAAAGTTTTTTTTAATAGCGATTTATATTCTTTGGCGGTTACAGTTTTAGTGTTGCTGACAGGTAAGGAACCTCAAAAACTCTATGACAGCTATCAGGGAATTTGGTACTGGGGAAAGGAAATTAGAGTCAGTAGTAATTTTGAGTCTGTGTTAAAAAAAATGCTTGCTTATAAGCCGAGCGATCGCTATGAAAGAGCAGACCAAATACTGCAAGATTTATCTTCTAACACTACCGCCACACCCCAAAATACATACGTTACCAAGCTGAAAACAATGGTGGTTGCTCCTGGCAGAAAACGCGCCAATGCTATTGCCAGTAAATTCCACAATCAAACGCAAATAATTAGTAAAAATATTACTCTACCAGTTTGGATGCGCCCTTTTGTGATCAGTCTTGGGGGAACAGCTTTAGTGGTTTTAACTGGCGCTGGTACTTGGGCTGTGGTAAATTCAATCATTCGTAGCGTCTCTTCAATTACCGTACCCTCAATTTCCCTACCTGAAATCCCTGCTTTACCCAATCCTTTGGGGAGGCCAGTCAGTGACAGAGGTTCTAATGACATCAGCCAAATTTTACAACGTCGCCAACAGCTAGAAGTCCCAGAGACATTTTTTATCCAGTTTGTGGATAATTTATTTTATGCTCAAAAACCAGAGTTAAATGGACGCAGACTGACTGCGGGGCAAAACGACGCTGAATTAAGGGATGAATGGGGGGGGATAGCAGGGGAGTTATTAACTCAAATAGAACGGGCTAATCTGAGTACAGCAGCTCGTCGGCAATTGGGAGGATATAGTTCAGAAAATGAGAGAATTTGGAGACAAGAAGCTAGAGCCGGACAATGGAGGAATTATACGATAGACCAACTGAAAAAAGATACAAATGAAAAATTTGATCAGTTGTTTCCAGGACAAGACCGTGGGAAACTGAATCAGCAAACTTTCGGTCAATTGTGGTATGCGATCGCAGCTGATCAAGTCAGCAAGGTAAAAATCAAATAATCGTTGACGGTTGACGGTTGACGGTTGATTGGTGAAATAATTTCCCCAATGACTAATGACTAATGACTAATGACTAATGACCAATGACCAATGACCAATGACCAATGACTAATGACTAATGACCAATGACCAATGACTAATGACCAATGACCAATGACCAATGACCAATGACCAATGACTAATGACCAATAACTTATGTATATAAATAATAGTATTCAACCGGGTCTAACTTTAAGCGATCGCTATGTAATTATCCGTCAAATTGGTCAAGGTGGTTTTGGACGGACTTATTTAGCCCAAGACACTAACCGCTTTCGTGAACCTTGTGTTTTAAAGGAATTTTCCCCTCAAGTTCAAACCGACTATGTTGTGCAAAAAGCCGAAGAATTATTTGAGCGAGAAGCCAGCGTTCTCTACAAGCTGCAACATCCCCAAATTCCCCGCTTTCGGGAACTGCTGCGAATTAACTTAGAAGGTAAAAAATACCTGTTTTTGGTGCAGGATTATGTCGAAGGACAAACTTACAGTTCCTTATTAGATGCGCGTAAACAGCAAGGGTTGCGTTTTACTGAGTGGGAAGTTAGGCAATTATTACTACAAATTCTCCCAGTTTTGGAATATATCCACTCAATGGGGGTAATTCATCGGGATATTTCACCAGATAATTTAATTCTTCGCACCATTGACCAATTACCCATATTAATTGATTTTGGCGGTGTAAAACAGGTAGCTGCAACGGTGGCTTCGGAATATTACCAACCGGAACAATATGCATCTCGTCCATCACCCACCTTACTAGGTAAAGTCGGATTCGCACCTCCAGAACAGATGCAAACGGGTTTGGTGTCTACTCACAGCGACTTGTATTCCTTGGCTGTGACAATGCTAGTTTTATTAACAGGTAAACAGCCGCAACAACTAATTGATAATTATAATCTGACTTGGCAATGGCGAAAAGAAGTGAGTCTGAATCCGGCTTTGGGACAGATATTGGATAAAATGTTGTCTCCCAGACCAGGCGATCGCTATCAATCAGCGCGTCACGTATTGCAAGCCCTCAACCAGCCACCAGCCAGCTATCCCCCAACGCAATATCCCACCACCCCACCCCCAACATCGGCCACAGTTGCGGTTTCTCCACCGCCTCCAGCGCCTCCATCTTCCCCATCGCCATCGTCCACATATCCCTCATCACCGCCCCCAACATCCTGGTTGACACCAGTAACAGGCCTGGTAGCAGTACTGTTAGTTGTGGGTACTGTGGGCGGAATTTGGTGGGGATTCGGTAATGGCGATCGCAATCCTGGAGAAGTTCAACCCACACCCACCCCCACAGTTGAGCAACCGACTGATTCCTCAGATAAATTTTCCGCAGCAGAACGTCAGCGCAAACAAAGATTAGAAAATCGCCGTGAACAATTGGGTATTGACTTGAGATTTTACGTCAACTTGGTAAATCAAGTCTTTTGGAACAATAACCCCAGTTTACGGGGAAGCACTGTCAGCGATGAACCCCAAGATGAGAGTTTGCGGGCAGAATGGGATAAAACAGCCGCCCAATTACTAGAAAAACTGGCTCCATTGAGTAGTAGGGCGCGGCGACAATTGGGTACTTACGCAGCAGCAGAACGCGAACGGTGGCGAGTTGAAGTTAACCAAATCAATGTTAGTAGTACTTCTTTATATGATTTAGGTGACGCTGCCTTTTTCAACACATTTCCGGAACAGCGAAGCCAAGATTTTCTGAATCAACCCATTGGGCAAGTTTGGCACGGCTTTGTTAGCGATAAACTCAATGCTTTGCGATCGCGTACCGCTTTCCAAAAAATTATATTTGATTCAGGTGCTACCAGTAAAACAGTGAGTGGCAATTTGCAAGAGGCTGTTCACCCGGCTGGTGGGAAAGTTTTCATTGCTAACTTGGCGCAGAATCAATTGATGACAGTGAAGCTACAAGCAAATTCTCAAGTTTTGCTCTCGGTTTATTCTCCTTCTGGACAAGTCAAATTTTTAGAAGATTCTACAGAACGTAATTTATCAGCTAAATTACCAGAATCGGGATTTTATGAGTTTGTGATTACTTCCACTGCATCAGAACCACTCAGTTATCAACTCAGCATTGCGGCGGAAAATCCCACACCAGAACCTACACCAGAACCTACACCAGAACCTACACCAGAACCTACACCAGAACCTACACCAGAACCTACGCCAGAACCTACACCCACACCCACACCTACACCCACACCCACACCTACACCCACACCCACACCTACACCCACACCCACAGAAACCCCAACACCTACTGATATTCAATCCAACTAAAATTGAATCTGGTGAACAATTGATGATCGAAATTCAAGCAATACAACTACACCAGACCCAAAAAGTTAAAAGTTGAATTTTCACAGTAGTGCTTTAGTTTCAGTTATTTTACGGTGTCAAAGTGGGAAAATAGAGTAGAGTCCCAAGATCATAATTCATGCCCAGAAAAATTCGAGAGTTGAAAGCTCAGATTGCACGTGAAGGATTCAAGTACTTACCCAAGCGTGGCAAGGGCAGTCATGAGCGTTGGCGGCATCCTTTGCTGAGAAAAACACTGACAATCCCCGGCAAGGATGGAGATGATGTCCCACTCTACCTAGAAAAACAACTAGACAAGTTACTCACTGAACTAGAAGTGTTAAAAGAGGAGGGCGAAAATTTATGAGTCGATATAGCATGATTATTCAATGGTCTGATGAAGATCAGCTTTTCCTAGTGACAATCCCAGAATTTTCTGATCTAGTTGTGATGCCTTGTACTCACGGAAAAACCCGTGAAGAAGCAATTCACAACGGTGAAGAAGTTATTGAAATGTACTTAGAAGCTTGGCAAGCAGAAGGTGAGCCTATACCTGAACCTATAACGCTTCAAGTTGCCTGATCATCGTAATGTAAGTGGGTAAACTGCGATTGATGTTCAAGCAATTATATGGACATATTGTATTCACACACAAAGACGGTACTTTGTATTAAAGTTAACAATGATCAGCCATCAAAGTTTCAGACTGATCACTGTTAACTGTTAACTGTTAACTGTTAACTGTTAACTGATTACGCTTCGTCTAAAGCAGCAATTCCAGGTAAGGTTTTACCTTCGAGCAGTTCCAAACTTGCGCCACCACCAGTAGAAATGTGGCTCATTTGGTCAGCTAAACCGACCTTTTCCACAGCCGCTACGGAGTCACCACCACCGATGATCGTGGTTGTACCAGTTTTACCGATTTCCGCCAGAGTATGAGCGATCGCTTCAGTACCTGCGGCAAATTTATCAAACTCAAATACACCCATTGGGCCGTTCCAAATCACGGTTTTGCAATCAGCCAAAGCTGCTTGGAACACTTTGATCGAATCGGGACCAATATCCAAACCCATGCCATCAGCAGGAATATTTTCAATGCTGACAGTGGTAGCATTGGCATCGGGGGCAAACTTATCGGCTGAAACGATATCTGTGGGTAACAGTAAAGCCACACCACGTTCTTTGGCTTTAGCTTCCAAAGTCTTGGCTAGTTCTAGTTTGTCTTCTTCCACCAAAGACTTACCAACACTCAAACCGCGAGCTTTGTAGAAGGTGAAAATCATTCCACCGCCAATGATTAGCTTGTCGCACTTATCTAGCAGTGTTTCAATCACACCGATTTTGCTGGAAACTTTAGAACCGCCAATAATCGCAGCTAAAGGACGTTGGGGATTTTCAATGGCGCTTTGCAGATACTGCAATTCCTTCTCAATCAAATATCCACCCACAGAAGGACTCAAATAATGAGTTACACCTTCAGTGGAAGCATGGGCGCGGTGTGCAGTCCCAAAAGCATCGTTTACATAAAAATCAGCATTAGCTGCCAATTTCTTCGCAAATTCTGGGTCGTTTTTCTCTTCTTCTTTGTAGAATCGGACATTTTCTAACAGCAGAACTTGTCCATTTTGTAAAGCACCAACTTGGGCAGTAACTGCATCGCCGATACAGTCATCAGTTTTGACGACTTCTTGACCGAGCAATTCCGAGAGACGTTGAGCAACTGGGGTCAAACGCAACTTATCATCTACACCCTTGGGACGACCAAAATGGCTAGCTAAAATTACTTTAGCTCCTTTTTCCATCAAATCCTGAATGGTGGGCAGTGCAGCGCGAATGCGAGTATCGTCTGTGATGTTACCGTTGTCATCCACAGGCACGTTAAAATCAACTCGAACTAAGGCGCGTTTACCTGAGATATCAGCAGCAGATAAATTTGCTAAAGTTTTTTTGGACATAGATAGACTCTCCTGATTGCCTTTTTGTTATTGTTTTGAAAGTAGAACCATCAAGATTTTACCGGAGTCAGGGGTGCTAGGTGAGAGAGATGTTTAAAACAGTCCTATTTCCAATTGATCAAAGCCGGGAAGCGCGGGAAGCTGCTGACGTTGTTACCAATGTTGTGCAGAAGTATGGTAGTCGCTTGGTATTGCTGTCTGTGGTGGAAGAATCGCCCGCAGATGCGCCTAGTGCAGATCCAATGGTGTCATCAGAGGTTGTGGCTAAACTGCTGGAAAATGCCCAATCTTTGTTTTCTGGACAAGGAATTCAAGCTGAGATTCTCGAAAGAGAGGGCAAACCAGCGTTTACTATCTGTGATGTTGCTGATGACATTGGGGCAGATTTAATTATCATGGGCTGTAGAGGGTTAGGTTTGACTGAAGAGGGAGCAGGTGATAGCGTCACCACGCGTGTAATTAATCTTTCGCCTTGCCCAGTGCTGATTGTGCCTTAAATCAGTGAACAGTTATCAGTGAACAGTTATAGCAACCGCCAAGGTTGTTAGGACATGGCAAAAGCCTAAAACCCAGTTACCGTAGGGGCGGGTTCATAGATATCATTCAATATCAACGAGGATATGAGTAAACCCGCCCCTACTTTTGACTTTTGACTTTTGACTTTTGACTTTTGCTATATCAGGCGGTAGGGGCGGGTTTACAGATATGATCAAACATCCCTCTGGTGATGAATAAACCTGCCCTTATGGGGATTTCGACTCATCACTAACGCTTACCAGCAATTGCGGTGGTGTTTCAGCAGGGATTTAACTGATAACTGATAACTGATAACTGAATAACTGATTCGTAACATCCCTCCATCTTGACAGGCGACACAGTTCGGTTATCCGGCTACTTATCAGCAACTGAGGAGGGGGTTTTAGCGTCACTATAGATATAGTTCGTGAAATTGGGGGAATTTTTTTTTTTTTTAACGGAACACTTTTCGATTATAATTGAGAGATTTGTCTAAGATACTTTACTATCTTGTTGATTTGTCTTAATATAGAATAAGTAGAACTCATATCGACTTCATATTTTACGGTTGCAGATAGCGACTGAGGATAACAAAAATTTTCACAAATAACTAAGTGTGCTTCTAAGAGATTCAAAAATTTAGGGAAGGTAAAGGAACCTATATCACAGGATGCATCTTCATCTTCCATACGCGGTGTATGAATTGACTTCTTTTGGTAGCGCCCTATGTTCCGTGATATGTGTACTACCTTTCCAGACCAGATTTAGTTATTAAAGATCCGTCGTGTTTACGGAGTAGAGGACAACGCACCAATGGCTATTGTTAACACCAAAACTGAAAATCTGAATACCAAATTCACGGCCGATATGGTAAGAACCTATCTGCGGGAAATTGGTCGTGTACCCTTGCTAACTCGAGATGAAGAGATTATTTTTGGGAAGCAGGTACAACAAATGATGACGCTTCTCGATGCTAAACAGGCTTTAGCCAAGGAGCTAGATCATGATCCTAGTTTACCAGAATGGGCAGCGCAGGTTAACCTACCGGAAAAAGAGGTGACACAGATTGTGGCTCAAGGTAAACGAGCCAAGCAAAAGATGATTGAAGCGAACTTGCGCTTGGTTGTGGCGATCGCTAAAAAATACCAAAAGCGCAACATGGAGTTTTTGGATTTAATCCAAGAAGGAACTCTAGGTTTAGAAAGGGGTGTAGAGAAGTTTGATCCCACAAGGGGTTATAAGTTTTCCACCTATGCTTACTGGTGGATTCGCCAAGCGATTACCCGTGCGATCGCTCAACAAGGACGCACCATTC
The window above is part of the Nodularia spumigena CCY9414 genome. Proteins encoded here:
- a CDS encoding serine/threonine-protein kinase — translated: MYINNSIQPGLTLSDRYVIIRQIGQGGFGRTYLAQDTNRFREPCVLKEFSPQVQTDYVVQKAEELFEREASVLYKLQHPQIPRFRELLRINLEGKKYLFLVQDYVEGQTYSSLLDARKQQGLRFTEWEVRQLLLQILPVLEYIHSMGVIHRDISPDNLILRTIDQLPILIDFGGVKQVAATVASEYYQPEQYASRPSPTLLGKVGFAPPEQMQTGLVSTHSDLYSLAVTMLVLLTGKQPQQLIDNYNLTWQWRKEVSLNPALGQILDKMLSPRPGDRYQSARHVLQALNQPPASYPPTQYPTTPPPTSATVAVSPPPPAPPSSPSPSSTYPSSPPPTSWLTPVTGLVAVLLVVGTVGGIWWGFGNGDRNPGEVQPTPTPTVEQPTDSSDKFSAAERQRKQRLENRREQLGIDLRFYVNLVNQVFWNNNPSLRGSTVSDEPQDESLRAEWDKTAAQLLEKLAPLSSRARRQLGTYAAAERERWRVEVNQINVSSTSLYDLGDAAFFNTFPEQRSQDFLNQPIGQVWHGFVSDKLNALRSRTAFQKIIFDSGATSKTVSGNLQEAVHPAGGKVFIANLAQNQLMTVKLQANSQVLLSVYSPSGQVKFLEDSTERNLSAKLPESGFYEFVITSTASEPLSYQLSIAAENPTPEPTPEPTPEPTPEPTPEPTPEPTPEPTPTPTPTPTPTPTPTPTPTPTPTETPTPTDIQSN
- a CDS encoding RNA polymerase sigma factor, RpoD/SigA family, which gives rise to MAIVNTKTENLNTKFTADMVRTYLREIGRVPLLTRDEEIIFGKQVQQMMTLLDAKQALAKELDHDPSLPEWAAQVNLPEKEVTQIVAQGKRAKQKMIEANLRLVVAIAKKYQKRNMEFLDLIQEGTLGLERGVEKFDPTRGYKFSTYAYWWIRQAITRAIAQQGRTIRLPIHITEKLNKIKKVQRELAQKFGRSPTPTEIAHELELEPMQIREYLNMARQPVSLDVKVGDNQDTELQEMLEDEGPSPEYYTTQEFLRQDLNNLLAELTPQQRQVLALRFGLEDGNEMSLAKVGERLNLSRERVRQLEHQALAHLRRRRANVKEYVAS
- a CDS encoding phosphoglycerate kinase, with amino-acid sequence MSKKTLANLSAADISGKRALVRVDFNVPVDDNGNITDDTRIRAALPTIQDLMEKGAKVILASHFGRPKGVDDKLRLTPVAQRLSELLGQEVVKTDDCIGDAVTAQVGALQNGQVLLLENVRFYKEEEKNDPEFAKKLAANADFYVNDAFGTAHRAHASTEGVTHYLSPSVGGYLIEKELQYLQSAIENPQRPLAAIIGGSKVSSKIGVIETLLDKCDKLIIGGGMIFTFYKARGLSVGKSLVEEDKLELAKTLEAKAKERGVALLLPTDIVSADKFAPDANATTVSIENIPADGMGLDIGPDSIKVFQAALADCKTVIWNGPMGVFEFDKFAAGTEAIAHTLAEIGKTGTTTIIGGGDSVAAVEKVGLADQMSHISTGGGASLELLEGKTLPGIAALDEA
- a CDS encoding universal stress protein; amino-acid sequence: MFKTVLFPIDQSREAREAADVVTNVVQKYGSRLVLLSVVEESPADAPSADPMVSSEVVAKLLENAQSLFSGQGIQAEILEREGKPAFTICDVADDIGADLIIMGCRGLGLTEEGAGDSVTTRVINLSPCPVLIVP
- a CDS encoding serine/threonine-protein kinase, which produces MQVYCSQQHTNIGGNRFCIHCGEPLPLALGTVVDNRYRIIRQLGQGGFGRTYLAEDNHKSQQTCVLKEFAPQVQAQQDLDKAKELFEREANVLKTLQHPQIPRFHASLQVQIGSKDFFFLVQDYIDGINYDQLLEQRQSQGTAFSEGEIITLLEQILPVLSYIHSGDVVHRDISPDNLIWRRSDHMPMLIDFGGVKQLPAAQGFWLTHLGGNNTLLGKKGYAPEEQLRQGKVFFNSDLYSLAVTVLVLLTGKEPQKLYDSYQGIWYWGKEIRVSSNFESVLKKMLAYKPSDRYERADQILQDLSSNTTATPQNTYVTKLKTMVVAPGRKRANAIASKFHNQTQIISKNITLPVWMRPFVISLGGTALVVLTGAGTWAVVNSIIRSVSSITVPSISLPEIPALPNPLGRPVSDRGSNDISQILQRRQQLEVPETFFIQFVDNLFYAQKPELNGRRLTAGQNDAELRDEWGGIAGELLTQIERANLSTAARRQLGGYSSENERIWRQEARAGQWRNYTIDQLKKDTNEKFDQLFPGQDRGKLNQQTFGQLWYAIAADQVSKVKIK
- a CDS encoding phenylacetate--CoA ligase family protein: MKDKSQTTRAIKAFEDFVSTPLETLLQQHQKIPSQSTALNLFHAVATNVPAYKAFLAAQEIDPTAIQTFADFQKLPVINKENYISRYPLAQLCRYGKLEACDMIAASSGSTGKPTFWPRFFTDELQIATRFEQIFHDSFHADIRRTLAIICFSLGTWVGGMFTTNCCRYLASKGYPLTVITPGNNKAEILRIVQEIGADFEQVVLLGYPPFLKDVIDTGTARGVEWQQYQIKLVMAGEVFSEEWRSLVGERIGAQNPCYDFASLYGTADAGVLGNETPLSICIRRFLAEHPDAAKALFGESRLPTLLQYDPSSRLFEVEDNTLLFSGDNGVPLIRYNIMDTGGIISYDTMLEFLAEWGFDPVANLRSQTQELPRGIHPLPFVYVFGRSNFTVSYFGANIYPENVTVGLEQGGITEWVTGKFVLQVKEDADKNRFLSIVVELAPGVEGGEEQRQAITSSILSQLLRLNSEFANYVPSEYQTPQVTLASMGDSEYFPIGVKHRYTRR
- a CDS encoding type II toxin-antitoxin system HicA family toxin produces the protein MPRKIRELKAQIAREGFKYLPKRGKGSHERWRHPLLRKTLTIPGKDGDDVPLYLEKQLDKLLTELEVLKEEGENL
- a CDS encoding type II toxin-antitoxin system HicB family antitoxin encodes the protein MSRYSMIIQWSDEDQLFLVTIPEFSDLVVMPCTHGKTREEAIHNGEEVIEMYLEAWQAEGEPIPEPITLQVA